ACGCCAAGGTCTCCATCCGCAACATCCGCCGCAAGGCCAAGGAAGAGCTGGACCGCCTGGTCAAGGACGGCGAGGTCGGCGAGGACGAGGGCGTCCGGGCCGAGAAGGAGCTGGAGAACGTCACCCACCGGTACGTCGCGCAGGTCGACGAGCTCGTCAAGCACAAGGAAACCGAGCTCCTCGAGGTCTGAGTTGAACGGCGCGACTGGCGTCGCGCGGCTCGGGTTGGGAGCGGCCGGGACACCGGCCGCGTGGATTGCTCGGCCGGGTGGTCGGTCGTGATGGGAGCACAGGTGTCAGGCGGCGGTGACCAGGGCGCGGCGGCCCCGAAGAGCCCGTCACGGGCGGGGCGGGACCTGCGCGCGGCCATCGCCGTCGGCGTGGGCCTCGGCGCGGTCATCCTGTTCGCGCTGTTCACGGTGCGGCAGTTGTTCATCGGTGTGGTCGCCATCGCCGTCGCCGTGTCGGTCTACGAGCTGACGGGCGCGTTGAAGCGCGCCGCGGACATCCGCGTCGTGCTGGTGCCCGTGCTCGTGGGCGCCCAGGCCGTGGTGTGGCTGGCCTGGCCGTTCGGGCGCGACGGCGTGCTGACGGCGTTCGTCGTCACCGTCCTGGTGTGCCTGCTGTGGCGGCTCAAGGACGGCGCGGACGGCTACCTGCGGGACGTCACCGCGTCCGTGTTCACGGTCGTGTACGTGGCGGTCTTCGGCTCCTTCGCGGTCATGCTGGTGGTCCCCGAGGACGGGGTCTTCCGGGTCCTGTG
This DNA window, taken from Saccharothrix variisporea, encodes the following:
- a CDS encoding phosphatidate cytidylyltransferase, with translation MGAQVSGGGDQGAAAPKSPSRAGRDLRAAIAVGVGLGAVILFALFTVRQLFIGVVAIAVAVSVYELTGALKRAADIRVVLVPVLVGAQAVVWLAWPFGRDGVLTAFVVTVLVCLLWRLKDGADGYLRDVTASVFTVVYVAVFGSFAVMLVVPEDGVFRVLCFLIGVVLSDTGGYAAGVFFGKHPMAPTISPKKSWEGFAGSMVAGVVGGALTVHLMLDGQWWHGALFGAALVVTATTGDLVESLIKRDLGLKDMGTLLPGHGGLMDRMDSLLPSAVVSWLLLNAFVPV